One Methanocaldococcus infernus ME DNA segment encodes these proteins:
- a CDS encoding KamA family radical SAM protein, which translates to MNSVIGLNSEIYKTFEKHAENLEELRLELFNTLKKIEWEVRGKRINEIDKFITLKAINIFLNIISKNNEELINYSTLDTMRRAFLGEIKVSEAFLEEIKHLILAVSGKSNFSSGFFGDRLEVIDFTKFKGREAGKKRSEFLDKVYEIMKEYLKKFPSGLDEKVVKKREKQKKILLDYFGATEEDWNNYKWQFKNVIKGKKGLEILRDLKDIVKISEEDLTLLEKAIENNIPYAITPYYLHLFDFDQPYKYDLPIRRQVIPPEHYINMMANAESREVFDYMGELDTTPEELITRRYVTIAIMKPYESCPQICVYCQRNWMIKDFGDKAFVGWDKVEKALKWFEEHESMIEILITGGDPLCLSDSSIKKIVERIKNFDHVIGVRFGTRTLLTAPMRITESLLDVLSILKDKKVIVSTHAESSYEITPEVKRAVELLGSKNIRVYNQHVYHRYVSRRFENVALRIALRKVGIIPYYTFYPKGKEEHRDYLIPIARIVQEVHEEARLLPGTFRTDEPIFNVPRLGKNHLRGENRELIAIKPDGRRVYIMHPWEKGIYKTNIYVYEDYPIKDYLDNLKELGEDIKDYWTIWYYY; encoded by the coding sequence ATGAATAGTGTAATAGGTTTAAATTCTGAAATATATAAAACTTTTGAGAAACATGCTGAAAACTTGGAAGAGCTTAGGTTAGAGCTTTTCAACACTCTTAAAAAGATAGAGTGGGAAGTTAGAGGGAAAAGAATTAATGAAATAGATAAATTCATAACTTTAAAGGCTATAAATATCTTCCTAAATATAATTTCTAAGAATAATGAGGAACTTATTAACTATAGCACTTTAGACACAATGAGAAGAGCTTTTTTAGGGGAGATTAAAGTTTCAGAAGCTTTTTTAGAAGAGATTAAGCACTTAATCTTAGCTGTCTCAGGAAAGTCTAATTTTTCAAGTGGATTTTTTGGAGATAGATTAGAGGTTATTGACTTTACAAAATTTAAAGGTAGAGAGGCTGGAAAAAAGAGAAGTGAGTTTTTAGATAAGGTTTATGAGATAATGAAAGAATATTTAAAGAAGTTCCCTTCTGGGTTAGATGAAAAAGTAGTTAAAAAAAGGGAAAAACAAAAAAAGATTCTCTTGGATTACTTTGGAGCCACTGAAGAGGATTGGAATAACTACAAGTGGCAGTTTAAGAATGTCATTAAGGGAAAGAAAGGCTTAGAAATTTTAAGAGATTTAAAGGATATAGTTAAAATTAGTGAGGAAGATTTAACTCTATTGGAGAAGGCTATTGAAAACAATATTCCCTATGCTATAACCCCCTACTATTTACATTTATTTGACTTTGATCAGCCTTATAAGTATGATCTACCCATAAGAAGGCAGGTAATTCCACCAGAGCATTATATAAATATGATGGCAAATGCTGAGAGTAGAGAAGTCTTTGACTACATGGGAGAGCTTGACACAACACCAGAGGAGTTAATAACAAGGAGATATGTAACAATAGCCATAATGAAGCCCTATGAATCTTGTCCTCAAATTTGTGTATATTGTCAGAGAAACTGGATGATAAAAGACTTTGGAGATAAAGCTTTTGTTGGCTGGGATAAAGTAGAGAAAGCTTTAAAGTGGTTTGAAGAGCATGAGTCAATGATAGAAATCTTAATAACTGGAGGAGATCCCCTCTGCTTAAGTGACAGCTCTATAAAGAAAATAGTGGAGAGAATTAAAAACTTTGATCATGTCATTGGGGTAAGGTTTGGAACAAGAACTTTACTAACTGCTCCAATGAGGATAACTGAAAGCTTGTTAGATGTTCTATCAATACTTAAGGATAAGAAGGTTATAGTGTCAACTCATGCTGAATCCTCTTATGAGATAACTCCTGAGGTTAAAAGAGCTGTTGAACTGTTAGGAAGTAAGAATATTAGGGTTTATAATCAGCATGTTTATCATAGATATGTTAGTAGAAGGTTTGAAAATGTTGCTTTAAGGATAGCTTTAAGGAAGGTTGGAATTATTCCTTACTATACTTTTTACCCAAAGGGAAAAGAGGAACATAGAGATTATCTAATCCCAATAGCAAGGATAGTTCAAGAGGTTCATGAAGAAGCAAGATTACTGCCAGGAACATTTAGAACTGATGAGCCTATCTTTAATGTTCCAAGGTTAGGGAAGAATCATTTAAGAGGAGAGAACAGGGAGTTAATAGCTATAAAACCAGATGGAAGAAGAGTTTATATAATGCACCCATGGGAAAAGGGAATTTATAAAACAAATATCTATGTCTATGAAGACTACCCAATAAAAGATTATTTGGATAACTTAAAAGAGTTAGGAGAAGATATTAAAGATTATTGGACTATATGGTACTATTATTAA
- a CDS encoding RlmF-related methyltransferase: MLGLKIEDAIKINKNLEKYAIKKDGKVRLNFKDKKALIEYNKTILKHLFNLDMDFHESALVPTPISRYLFLDSVTKELKRIKNKDKFKMLEIGTGSGIIALLAAKIFNYNVVATEVIEDYLKLAEQNILKNSLSENIRLINSRGKIIRGIHELEGEKFDIILSYPPFYDDNAVASGRKFAGALAKEVELIGGGKFGEKFSLRLIEEGLDYLERKGIISIMLPKKPEKRREIIIKNMKELSLEVRVDEINVGKRVRYVIKGIY, from the coding sequence ATGCTTGGCTTAAAAATAGAGGATGCTATAAAGATTAATAAAAATTTGGAAAAGTATGCTATTAAGAAGGATGGAAAAGTTAGGCTAAATTTTAAAGATAAGAAGGCTCTTATTGAGTACAATAAAACTATTTTAAAACATCTTTTTAACTTGGATATGGATTTTCATGAATCAGCCTTAGTTCCAACTCCAATAAGTAGATATCTCTTTTTAGATTCTGTAACTAAAGAGTTGAAAAGAATTAAGAATAAAGATAAATTTAAAATGTTAGAAATTGGGACTGGGTCAGGGATTATAGCTTTATTGGCTGCTAAGATCTTTAACTATAATGTTGTAGCTACAGAAGTTATTGAAGACTATTTAAAACTTGCTGAGCAGAATATTTTAAAAAACTCCCTTAGTGAAAATATAAGGTTAATTAATTCAAGAGGAAAGATTATTAGAGGAATTCATGAGCTTGAAGGGGAAAAATTTGACATTATCCTCTCTTATCCTCCTTTCTATGATGACAATGCTGTAGCCAGTGGGAGAAAATTTGCTGGAGCCTTGGCTAAGGAGGTAGAGCTAATAGGTGGAGGAAAGTTTGGAGAGAAGTTCTCTTTAAGGTTGATAGAAGAGGGATTAGACTATTTAGAGAGGAAGGGGATAATATCTATAATGCTACCAAAAAAGCCAGAGAAGAGGAGAGAGATAATAATAAAGAATATGAAAGAGCTAAGCTTAGAGGTTAGGGTAGATGAAATAAATGTTGGAAAGAGAGTTAGATATGTAATAAAAGGAATATATTGA
- a CDS encoding RAMP superfamily CRISPR-associated protein, translated as MNYDFYFNYKTNSDQIFRETNNKLKSYVKLKGGFVKNKTKELNGHKNFVKSYGNTYTIGDINKIKQISRIFDNFENFANYLEKLNLPKYSFGIWIKFKLNAPYFSKDDDEFYIIQNPIIKDYAFKVPMVRPSSWKGALANTFREILKEKDLSEKRILIESYLRIFGAGSEEIKTIENYLKEKSKNLDKLKKSIINFILFELGLTLDIETINKIKNANSETQLFENLKDKISEKLEDLKKDKFYPTEFQTHKGRLIIFPTYFDQLSLEIINYHDRRKRAGINPVYYEVVPKEAEGILQMVYVPYDGLLKSGDELKKEMEQDLKYLCQAINKLAGLGIGAKTKLGWGRFELEEKFCLVLSNLENESEINKLGFEIRVINGE; from the coding sequence ATGAATTATGATTTTTATTTCAATTATAAGACAAATAGTGATCAGATTTTTAGAGAAACAAATAATAAATTAAAGTCTTATGTAAAACTTAAAGGGGGTTTTGTTAAAAATAAAACTAAAGAATTAAATGGCCATAAAAATTTTGTTAAAAGCTATGGTAATACATATACGATAGGTGATATAAATAAAATCAAACAAATATCTAGAATTTTTGATAATTTTGAGAATTTTGCAAATTACTTGGAGAAATTAAATCTCCCAAAATATTCTTTTGGAATTTGGATAAAATTTAAATTAAATGCTCCATACTTTTCAAAAGATGATGATGAATTTTATATTATTCAAAATCCAATTATTAAAGATTATGCTTTCAAAGTTCCTATGGTTAGACCTTCCTCTTGGAAAGGAGCTTTAGCTAATACTTTTAGGGAAATATTAAAAGAGAAGGATCTAAGTGAAAAAAGAATATTAATTGAAAGCTACCTAAGAATTTTTGGAGCAGGTTCTGAAGAAATAAAAACTATTGAAAATTATTTAAAAGAAAAAAGCAAAAATTTAGATAAATTAAAAAAGTCTATTATAAACTTTATTTTGTTTGAGTTAGGTTTAACTTTAGACATTGAAACAATTAATAAAATAAAAAATGCAAATTCTGAAACACAATTATTTGAAAATTTAAAAGATAAAATTTCAGAGAAGTTAGAAGATCTAAAGAAAGATAAATTCTATCCTACTGAATTTCAAACCCATAAAGGGAGATTAATAATTTTTCCCACTTATTTTGATCAATTAAGTTTAGAAATTATAAATTATCATGATAGAAGAAAAAGAGCTGGAATAAATCCTGTTTATTATGAAGTAGTTCCTAAAGAAGCTGAAGGAATTTTGCAAATGGTTTATGTTCCTTATGATGGCTTATTAAAAAGTGGTGATGAACTTAAAAAAGAGATGGAACAAGATTTAAAATATTTATGTCAAGCAATTAACAAATTAGCAGGCTTGGGCATAGGAGCTAAAACTAAGTTAGGTTGGGGAAGATTTGAGTTAGAAGAAAAATTTTGTTTAGTTTTAAGCAACTTAGAAAATGAAAGTGAGATAAATAAATTAGGATTTGAAATAAGAGTTATTAATGGTGAATAA
- a CDS encoding signal recognition particle subunit SRP19/SEC65 family protein, producing MIIWPQYIDKNKSRKEGRKVSKEIAVRNPSIKLIEKALKKMNLNYKIYSDKRYPREHWERVGYIEVEYNGKKLEFLKKLCKVIREL from the coding sequence TTGATCATCTGGCCCCAATATATAGATAAAAACAAGAGCAGAAAAGAGGGTAGGAAGGTTAGTAAAGAGATAGCTGTTAGAAATCCAAGCATAAAGTTGATTGAGAAAGCCCTAAAGAAAATGAATTTAAATTATAAAATTTATAGTGATAAGAGATATCCAAGAGAACATTGGGAGAGGGTTGGATATATAGAGGTTGAATATAATGGTAAGAAGTTAGAGTTTTTAAAAAAGCTATGTAAGGTTATAAGAGAGCTGTAA
- a CDS encoding type II toxin-antitoxin system VapC family toxin, whose product MYEVVPDTNFLIYCFKHKINFDYEIERALNTKFEVVILKPIKEELEKLLSSKDIKGKEKLAISLALSKIKNYKFLDIEGYADEVIYRYAKSKKNVIVATNDKELKNRLLESKIPVMCVRQKKYFEVFGLI is encoded by the coding sequence ATGTATGAGGTTGTTCCAGACACAAATTTTTTAATTTACTGTTTTAAGCATAAGATTAACTTTGACTATGAAATTGAGAGAGCTTTGAATACAAAATTTGAAGTGGTTATTTTAAAGCCTATTAAGGAGGAGCTTGAGAAACTATTAAGTTCTAAAGATATTAAAGGAAAAGAGAAATTAGCTATTAGCTTAGCTCTCTCTAAGATAAAAAATTATAAATTTTTGGATATAGAGGGATATGCTGATGAAGTTATATATAGATATGCTAAATCTAAAAAAAATGTGATAGTAGCTACAAATGACAAGGAGTTAAAAAATAGATTGTTAGAGAGCAAGATCCCAGTGATGTGTGTTAGACAGAAGAAATATTTTGAGGTTTTTGGATTGATTTAG
- a CDS encoding transcriptional regulator → MIPLVPTSRTEIDRLEHVLILGTLFRPEILELIKDPVEKVTWVDSLAIAAGALAREKAGYTIKEIADELGRTEQTIRKHLRGETKAGKLVLETYEMLKKGELNIEEVEKFLETVARKEELEEKLKDIKALEEELNKVKKEKEELEKKLMKVKEELKKIVEEL, encoded by the coding sequence ATGATTCCCTTAGTGCCAACTTCAAGGACTGAAATAGATAGGTTAGAGCATGTACTAATCTTAGGTACTTTGTTCAGGCCAGAGATCTTAGAGTTAATTAAAGATCCAGTAGAGAAAGTTACTTGGGTTGACTCCTTAGCCATAGCTGCTGGAGCCTTGGCAAGGGAGAAGGCTGGCTACACTATAAAAGAGATTGCTGATGAGCTTGGTAGAACTGAGCAAACTATTAGAAAGCATCTAAGAGGAGAGACTAAGGCAGGGAAGTTAGTTTTAGAAACCTATGAGATGTTAAAGAAAGGAGAACTTAACATAGAAGAGGTTGAGAAATTCTTAGAAACTGTTGCAAGGAAGGAGGAGTTAGAGGAGAAGTTGAAGGATATTAAAGCCTTGGAAGAAGAGCTTAATAAGGTTAAGAAGGAGAAGGAAGAGTTGGAGAAGAAGTTAATGAAGGTTAAAGAGGAGCTTAAGAAAATTGTTGAAGAGTTATAG
- the cmr1 gene encoding type III-B CRISPR module RAMP protein Cmr1 encodes MKKEVEVVFETITPLWTGDAWGECKEIRPSSLIGSLRFWFEVICYFSGVCNGDDFNASLRRFEKEVNRKKLKEFIEENGNNIEVILKYLANDQEIPIPAIVFGTTNWRSLIEIKSITPIKDYCFGNKLNLPYSIGIKKENLKIEEYKLREDWLYKINSYSGKYFKDKLNNAKKEYSFFFFPHPYFYGKFKVIFKVEEKILESIFYPLLNFMEKYGFWGGKWNIGYGRLKVLKVEEKEGESWEEKSDWRKDEFNFEIFNDKDKLKFRKIKINDVITEKILNKNSDSSEFLKEFLEVDNFHCNMDKKLEEIKNKIPKNITFLNIEDLKDKDFLNLIKELLKIKVKMRNCLRHECEKLFEKCFEGKNGKKEFKPDKEILCNSKKIKCNELKLWRNLRHRLLGSRGGDGSKILPFICKEGSIYKGGFISIAGVLNLYENKGESK; translated from the coding sequence ATGAAAAAAGAAGTTGAAGTAGTTTTTGAAACAATAACTCCTCTTTGGACTGGAGATGCTTGGGGCGAATGTAAGGAAATAAGACCTTCATCTTTAATAGGTAGTTTAAGATTTTGGTTTGAAGTTATTTGTTATTTCTCGGGAGTTTGTAATGGAGATGATTTTAATGCTTCTTTAAGAAGATTTGAAAAGGAGGTGAATAGGAAAAAATTAAAAGAGTTTATTGAAGAAAATGGGAATAATATTGAGGTTATTTTAAAATATTTAGCAAATGATCAAGAAATTCCTATCCCAGCTATTGTTTTTGGAACAACTAATTGGAGAAGTTTAATTGAAATAAAAAGTATAACACCTATTAAAGATTATTGTTTTGGAAATAAGTTAAATTTACCATATTCAATAGGAATAAAAAAAGAAAATTTAAAAATTGAAGAATACAAATTAAGAGAAGATTGGTTATATAAAATAAATTCTTATAGTGGAAAATATTTTAAAGATAAACTAAATAACGCTAAAAAAGAGTATTCTTTCTTTTTCTTTCCTCATCCATATTTTTATGGAAAATTTAAAGTTATTTTTAAAGTAGAGGAGAAAATATTGGAAAGTATTTTTTATCCTTTATTAAATTTTATGGAAAAGTATGGTTTCTGGGGAGGAAAGTGGAATATTGGATATGGTAGGTTAAAAGTGTTAAAAGTAGAGGAAAAAGAAGGTGAAAGTTGGGAAGAAAAAAGTGATTGGAGAAAAGATGAATTTAATTTTGAAATATTTAATGATAAAGATAAATTAAAATTTAGAAAAATTAAAATTAATGATGTAATAACTGAGAAAATACTAAATAAAAACTCTGATTCTTCAGAGTTTTTAAAGGAGTTTTTGGAAGTTGATAATTTCCACTGTAACATGGATAAAAAACTTGAAGAAATAAAGAATAAGATTCCTAAAAATATAACATTTCTAAACATTGAAGATTTAAAAGATAAAGATTTCTTAAATTTAATAAAAGAATTATTAAAAATTAAAGTGAAAATGAGAAATTGTCTAAGGCATGAATGTGAAAAACTATTTGAAAAATGTTTTGAAGGAAAAAATGGAAAAAAGGAGTTTAAACCAGATAAAGAAATTCTATGTAATAGCAAAAAAATAAAATGTAATGAATTAAAACTTTGGAGAAATTTGAGACATCGGCTTTTAGGAAGTAGAGGAGGAGATGGTTCTAAAATACTACCTTTTATTTGTAAAGAAGGTAGTATTTACAAAGGAGGATTTATCTCTATAGCAGGAGTTTTAAATCTTTATGAGAATAAAGGTGAATCAAAATGA
- a CDS encoding RAMP superfamily CRISPR-associated protein, producing MHKDVEIYALALDPIYIGTGGYKIGRVDNTIVRDPSTNEPKIPGSSLAGVWRYYSVLRIAEEIRNNLDNEFNEIVSYLKDKGALNDEEVDKLKDQKDKLNFFFPKSLLFSVFTILNLSDSDKDKKDNIKNAFYEYLSNHIFKNNGSYIFFEGNRFIGIKCAGQDDAPNLSIEDVKKEDKPTGHCGSCIVCKSFGFSKKDLSWQGLIFFSDLEILFFPVFTYKGTKWVTTKKKLERVEINSKEPSSIDKILAKESDYLNLGWLYLKVEGDHEIKEEDLKKLDLDLELKPEDIVIVSEELFSQIVNSNLEVRTSVSIDPITGAAKEGALFTSEAIPRGTIFFGKIRIFDKTFLEGIEEKIKPIPETELIENMLEDSKNYFEIFGIGGMTTRGFGRLKIALIKEKNEEQENSEEEQIETTSQENGGQNE from the coding sequence ATGCATAAGGATGTTGAAATATATGCTTTAGCTTTAGATCCTATCTATATAGGAACTGGAGGTTATAAAATAGGGAGAGTTGATAATACAATAGTTAGAGATCCTTCAACAAATGAACCAAAGATTCCAGGAAGCTCTTTAGCTGGAGTTTGGAGGTACTATAGTGTTTTGAGAATTGCAGAAGAAATAAGAAATAATTTAGATAATGAATTTAATGAAATTGTTAGTTATTTAAAAGATAAAGGAGCTTTAAATGATGAAGAAGTAGATAAATTGAAAGATCAAAAAGATAAATTAAATTTTTTCTTTCCAAAGTCTCTACTTTTTAGCGTCTTTACTATTTTAAACCTATCAGATTCAGATAAAGATAAGAAAGACAATATAAAAAATGCCTTTTATGAGTATCTAAGTAATCATATATTTAAAAATAATGGGAGTTATATCTTTTTTGAAGGAAATAGGTTTATTGGAATAAAATGTGCTGGACAGGATGATGCTCCTAATCTTAGTATTGAAGATGTAAAAAAGGAAGATAAACCAACTGGACATTGTGGTAGTTGTATAGTTTGTAAATCCTTTGGATTTTCTAAAAAGGACTTAAGTTGGCAAGGATTAATTTTCTTTAGTGATTTAGAAATTTTATTTTTCCCAGTTTTTACCTATAAAGGGACTAAGTGGGTAACTACTAAGAAGAAGCTGGAAAGAGTAGAGATTAATTCTAAAGAACCTTCAAGTATTGATAAAATTTTAGCTAAAGAAAGTGATTATCTTAACTTAGGCTGGCTTTATTTAAAAGTTGAAGGAGATCATGAAATTAAAGAAGAGGATTTAAAGAAATTAGATTTAGATCTTGAATTAAAACCAGAAGATATAGTTATTGTCTCTGAAGAGTTGTTTTCTCAAATTGTTAATTCAAATTTAGAGGTTAGAACTTCAGTTTCTATTGATCCAATTACAGGAGCAGCTAAAGAAGGGGCATTATTTACTTCTGAAGCAATTCCGAGAGGAACTATATTCTTTGGAAAAATTAGGATTTTTGACAAAACATTCTTGGAAGGTATTGAGGAAAAAATAAAACCAATTCCTGAAACTGAATTAATTGAGAATATGTTAGAAGATAGTAAAAATTATTTTGAAATTTTTGGAATTGGAGGGATGACAACAAGAGGGTTTGGAAGGCTAAAGATAGCCTTAATTAAAGAAAAGAATGAAGAACAAGAAAATAGTGAAGAGGAGCAAATAGAAACCACTTCTCAAGAAAATGGTGGTCAGAATGAATAA
- a CDS encoding RAMP superfamily CRISPR-associated protein codes for MTWYRLIFKQNQPIHIGGLKWGVLNETLLFIPGSTMWGALTNAYLLKNKPSSKEELEKIKEYFKVITCFYPCFDKEGNKVLFPKFNGGRFYLGDFLEEEFRFYFTDSLVRTALEPMGRGAKENALYELEFILSKPKKGFHEDIRSLYWVGVIKIDEAVKEIIEKESFLKEGLKVFIGGDVRYGFGELELVKKDNDIGNEELEKWNLNENGTLEIKELTLRNFLEFDNKIKFEGKLLLVPELDFKENIAKVQDAKFFISPGSKISEDLKNKDKYKLIKGRFILNGE; via the coding sequence ATGACATGGTATAGACTAATATTTAAGCAAAATCAGCCAATTCATATTGGAGGACTAAAATGGGGAGTTTTGAATGAAACCTTATTATTTATCCCTGGCTCTACAATGTGGGGAGCTTTAACTAATGCTTATTTACTAAAGAACAAGCCTTCTTCTAAAGAAGAATTGGAAAAAATAAAAGAATATTTTAAAGTAATAACTTGCTTTTATCCTTGCTTTGATAAGGAAGGAAATAAAGTATTATTTCCTAAATTCAATGGAGGAAGGTTTTACCTTGGAGATTTTTTAGAAGAGGAGTTTAGGTTTTACTTCACTGACTCTTTGGTTAGAACAGCATTAGAACCTATGGGAAGGGGAGCTAAAGAGAATGCTCTTTATGAATTGGAGTTTATTTTATCAAAACCTAAGAAAGGATTTCATGAGGATATAAGAAGTTTATATTGGGTAGGTGTTATAAAGATTGATGAAGCAGTTAAAGAGATAATTGAAAAAGAAAGTTTTTTAAAAGAAGGTTTAAAAGTCTTCATTGGAGGAGATGTTAGATATGGCTTTGGAGAATTAGAATTGGTAAAAAAAGATAATGATATTGGTAATGAAGAATTAGAAAAATGGAATTTAAATGAAAATGGGACCCTTGAGATTAAAGAATTAACTTTAAGGAATTTTTTAGAGTTTGATAATAAAATAAAATTTGAAGGAAAACTTCTTTTAGTTCCTGAATTAGATTTTAAGGAAAATATTGCTAAAGTTCAAGATGCTAAATTCTTTATTAGCCCAGGAAGTAAGATCTCAGAAGATTTAAAAAACAAGGATAAGTATAAGCTTATTAAAGGAAGATTTATCTTAAATGGTGAATAA
- the mer gene encoding 5,10-methylenetetrahydromethanopterin reductase: protein MKFGIEFVPNEPIQKLCYYVKLAEDNGFEFCWITDHYNNRNVYMALTMIALNTNKIKLGPGVTNPYVRNPAITASAIATLDELSGGRAVLGIGPGDKATFDTLGIEWVKPVTTLKETVEVIRKLLAGERVSYDGKVVKLAGAALNVKPINKDVPVYIGAQGPKMLETAGAIGDGVLINASNPKDFEAAIPLIKKGAESAGKKLEDVDIAAYACMSVDKKSEKAKQAAVPVVAFIVAGSPEVVLKRHNIDMEKVEKIREALKKGDFGTAFGTVDDAMLEAFSIYGTPEEVVEKCKKLLEIGVTQIVAGSPIGPDKEKAIKLIGKKVIPELKG from the coding sequence ATGAAATTTGGGATAGAATTTGTTCCTAATGAGCCCATACAAAAGTTATGTTACTATGTTAAGTTAGCAGAAGATAATGGCTTTGAGTTCTGTTGGATCACTGACCACTACAACAATAGAAATGTTTACATGGCTTTAACAATGATAGCCTTGAATACAAACAAGATTAAGTTAGGGCCTGGTGTTACTAACCCATATGTTAGAAATCCTGCAATTACAGCTTCAGCTATTGCTACATTAGATGAGCTCTCAGGAGGAAGGGCTGTTTTAGGAATAGGGCCAGGAGATAAGGCTACATTTGACACCTTAGGAATAGAGTGGGTTAAGCCAGTTACAACATTAAAGGAAACTGTTGAAGTCATAAGAAAGTTGTTAGCTGGAGAAAGAGTTTCTTATGATGGAAAAGTTGTTAAATTAGCTGGAGCTGCTTTAAATGTTAAGCCAATAAATAAAGATGTTCCTGTCTATATTGGAGCCCAGGGTCCAAAGATGTTAGAAACTGCTGGAGCTATTGGAGATGGAGTTTTAATTAATGCCTCAAATCCAAAGGACTTTGAGGCAGCTATTCCACTAATTAAAAAAGGAGCTGAGAGTGCTGGAAAGAAGTTAGAAGATGTTGACATTGCAGCTTATGCCTGTATGTCAGTTGATAAAAAGTCTGAGAAGGCTAAGCAAGCAGCTGTTCCAGTTGTTGCCTTCATAGTTGCTGGTTCTCCAGAGGTTGTTTTAAAGAGACACAACATAGATATGGAGAAGGTTGAGAAGATAAGAGAGGCTTTAAAGAAGGGAGACTTTGGAACAGCATTCGGAACTGTTGATGATGCCATGTTAGAGGCTTTCTCAATCTATGGAACTCCTGAGGAAGTTGTTGAGAAGTGTAAAAAACTCTTAGAGATAGGAGTTACACAAATAGTTGCTGGTTCTCCAATTGGTCCTGATAAAGAAAAGGCTATAAAGTTAATTGGTAAAAAAGTTATTCCAGAATTGAAAGGTTAA
- the cbiT gene encoding precorrin-6Y C5,15-methyltransferase (decarboxylating) subunit CbiT, with protein sequence MIPDDQFVKRVPLTKEEIRAISLYKLSLSKDDIVADIGSGAGGMSVEIALRAKKVYSIDLNREAIENLKENLKKFNIKNCEIIHGKAEEAIKNLEFNKAFIGGTKNIEEIIKILAEKEVSHIVANTIVLENTLKIVKLLESYNYKLDIVLANISKAKKISPGYIFFSHNPIYIITALL encoded by the coding sequence TTGATCCCTGATGACCAATTTGTTAAGAGAGTGCCACTAACAAAAGAGGAGATTAGGGCTATCTCACTTTATAAATTAAGTTTGTCTAAGGATGATATTGTAGCTGACATAGGCTCAGGAGCTGGAGGGATGAGTGTAGAGATAGCTTTAAGGGCTAAGAAGGTTTATTCAATAGATCTAAATAGAGAGGCTATAGAAAATTTGAAGGAGAATTTAAAAAAATTTAATATAAAAAATTGTGAAATTATCCATGGAAAGGCTGAAGAAGCTATAAAAAATTTAGAGTTCAACAAAGCCTTCATTGGAGGCACTAAAAATATTGAAGAGATTATAAAGATATTGGCTGAAAAAGAAGTAAGTCATATAGTTGCTAACACTATAGTGTTAGAAAATACTTTAAAAATAGTAAAGCTCTTGGAGAGCTATAATTATAAATTAGATATTGTCTTAGCAAATATTTCAAAGGCTAAAAAAATTTCTCCTGGCTATATCTTTTTCTCTCACAACCCTATCTATATAATTACAGCTCTCTTATAA